The genomic interval gaatataggtaaatgggttccatgtaaaaatataatttagaaaattttaaattcaaattaacaattaaaaaataattattatcaagataaatGATCCTATATAGCTATAATACTACAAAACTAGACAAAAGTGACACTGAAAACCATTATaccagtggcaaatagttaaagttgACGAAGAGAGTGGCATTTGGAAATACGCCTTCCGGAAGGATGGCAAATGATCCAAAATCtcataaaacggagggagtattacaaataatttatggacacatttttttaatatatgcatTCTAAGTAGTTTAAATCAAAGATTGAAATATAACCTAAAAcctcaaaaatcaacttttaagtataaattttaaaattcaagaTCTAGGCGCTGTTTGGATCGatagactttttttagtttttgtcaCGGTggatgtttagacgttaattaggagtattaaatatagactgataacaaaactaattgcataaataaagactatttcattagacaaaatttttaaggctaattaatccatgattaacaaatatttattgtagcattacattcgctaatcatagattacttaggctcaatagattcgtctcgcgaaatagtccagagtatgaggtgagttttattaatagtctatatttaatacttctaattagttcCAAACATTGATATGATAGAGACTAAAAAAGTCGTGAAAACAAATCGGgtggccatgtttagttcccaaaattttttctcaaaaacaccACATGGatatttggacacctaaatgaagcattaaatatacacgaAGATTAAtactaattacatatttatggaaaaaattatgagacgaatcttttgaacctaattagtacataattagccataagtgctaccgtaaccaacatgtgctagtGATGGACTAACTAGGCTCAAAtattcatctcgtggtttttagacgaaatctaaatttattttataattagaccaTATTTAATAACTCTGTCAAAAATTGGGAGACATGAACGCAGCCCACTAATCATACGGATTTTTATattcccttgtcacatcgatcggtcgtttggacgttaatttagagtattaaatatagactaatatcaaaattaattagataaatacatgctatttcattagataaattttttaagtctaattaagtcacaattagcaaatgtttactgtagcatcacattcgctaatcatggactaactaGACTCAGTGAATTCGTCTCacaaaatagtccagagtatgaagtgagttttattaatagtctatattttatacaattagtatttaaatattcgatggaacgtattaaaaaaatccctgtATGCCACATGGGAAGACTACGTTCTACAGTAATTTCACTGCTGCTACAAGGTCGGTGCAGTTGTTTAGCCGCAGAAACCACGTGACGTGATCGGCGCACGGCTTCCTCCCTGGTCCGTAGCCCGCAGCCCCACCCCTCAGGTCAAAGCCGCCGGGGATGCGGCCGGTCCAATGGAATACCGCCACGTGCCTCCTTCCCCTCAGCCGGTCCAGTGCGCCCGTCCCACGCATCCCCCCGCCCCCCCGCCCCGCGCGGACTCCCGGTTCGGTTTGACCGCGCCTCGCGCTCGCGGCTCCAGCCCTCCTCGTGGCGTCGCCCGGGCGCGACGCGTTGCACCCCATTGGCCGGCCGCGGCAAGAGAGGCCAGGCGAGCTTCCCGAGGAGCCGCACCCGTCgctttctaatttttttttctcgcccccctctctctctctctcgctctcctCCACCACTGCCCCCTCCCCACGCTCTCCGCTCCTccgctctccttcctcctcctcttttaCCCGCTCCCGAGTCCCGATCGCCCCGGACTCCCACAGCCGCAGCGAACAAATCCGCGGCCAGGGCGAGAGCGAGCTCGTGAGGAGAGGCAAGGGAAAGAGCGCGAAGGGAAAGgtgctccctctctctctctctatccccgttcccttttccctttctttgGTGTCTTTTTTTACCTTTACGGTTGCTGGGATTTGGGGGGATTTGGTGGGTGCGTTGGTTGGTTGCGTGAATCCGAGGGAGGTTGAAAGTGTTCGTCCTCGATCTTCCCTGCGCCGCACTGCACTGCTCCGAGGTTTGAGATAGATTGCGGTGTTGCCTAATTTGCTCGTTTCGGGTATGGATTTGAAGGGATGTTTGTTCGAATCGCGTTAGATCTAGTGTTGGGGAGTatggttgggttgggttcGAGGCCAGATCTGATGCGCAGCTTTCGGGATGTGATTGTGAGATGTCCTGTTGTTTCCTTCGTAGCTGGATGCGTTGTGTTTACTCGAGATCGTATTCGGGGGGTTTTAGCAAGGATTTGAGATCTGCGTGGAGGAAAGCCCGTGCTTGATTTTTCATACGAAATGTGCAAGTGTAGCTCTCTGCCGTTTGAGCTAATTCGGTTGCTCCGTCGAGCGTTTTTCTCCTACTGTTAGATGCAGCATGCCTACGTTGAACTGCAGATCTAGTCATTTCCGCTGGTGTTCATGTTGGCTTTCAACTGTTATTCTGTCTGCTTGCTGTTCCGTGGAAGGAGCAGCAGTGCCTTGTCGTTTTCCTAGCTTGCAATTTGGTGGTGTTGGACTAGATCATTGGTTTGACAACCACTTTCCTGTTGATTTGTCTGACGGAATCACTCAAAaagtaagaaaataaaatggagaAAGTACTCCAGTGGAAGGGGATGGACTAGAATATTTAGATGTGTGGGAACGATTCCCTTTGTTCACTGAAAAAGCTTGCGCTAGTTATCTAATTGGGAAAGTAGAGTGCCATCCACTTGGTTGGAATCCGGCACAAGTAGGATGATCTGTATGATCTGCTTGGATTTCGTTCATTGTTCCATGGGTGGATGGTGGCTATTATGTTGATTTCCACTTGGGCTGGTTTTCAGGGAATGGTATATATTCTTGTAAATGGTCCACAAGTGATATAGGTTGTATCTGTGCAAGGGCTgatccattttaaaattaagcAATTGCTCTAATGCATTATTAGCAGGTACGCAAGGTCAGACGAAGTTTGTGTCGAGGAacaaaggagaggaaaaatgTCGCCTGCGGAGGCATCCCGCGAGGAGAATGTGTACATGGCAAAGCTTGCCGAGCAGGCTGAGCGTTATGAGGAAATGGTTGAATTCATGGAGAAGGTGGCAAAGACCGCTGATGTTGGTGAGCTTACAGTTGAGGAACGTAACCTGCTTTCTGTGGCTTACAAGAATGTGATTGGCGCTCGGAGGGCATCGTGGAGGATCATCTCTTCTATCGAGCAGAAGGAGGAGAGCCGTGGTAACGAGGCATACGTTGCATCAATTAAGGAGTACCGTAGCAGGATTGAAACCGAGCTCAGCAAGATCTGTGATGGTATCCTCAAGCTTCTGGATTCCCACCTTGTCCCCTCTGCCACAGCTGCAGAGTCTAAGGTGTTCTACCTTAAAATGAAGGGTGATTACCACAGGTATTAATTTCTGGTATTTTGGGAATTAGCAGTAGCTAATAATTTACTTGTTTTGGAT from Oryza brachyantha chromosome 3, ObraRS2, whole genome shotgun sequence carries:
- the LOC102710857 gene encoding 14-3-3-like protein GF14-F, with amino-acid sequence MSPAEASREENVYMAKLAEQAERYEEMVEFMEKVAKTADVGELTVEERNLLSVAYKNVIGARRASWRIISSIEQKEESRGNEAYVASIKEYRSRIETELSKICDGILKLLDSHLVPSATAAESKVFYLKMKGDYHRYLAEFKSGAERKEAAENTLVAYKSAQDIALAELPTTHPIRLGLALNFSVFYYEILNSPDRACNLAKQAFDDAIAELDTLGEESYKDSTLIMQLLRDNLTLWTSDNAEDGGDEIKEAAKPEGEGH